The window agtaaatatattttagcaaCATGTAATCAATTACCTAAAGTATACGTAAGAAACTCGATAAGTATCTGGATTTTTTTATCTGACTTGTCATCCCCTccctcttaaaaaataattcatttagtaTAAACACACAATCAAATGAATCTACTCAAAGTGTCTTTAATGATTTCCACCACTGGCATTACATCCTGTACGCTTTTGAGGTGAATTTCTGGTGACCTGACACACCTCTCAAACCCTTGCTAACAAGAATATATTCCAGTTCAGCAATTTTGTATTCCACCCTCTTTAGGTTTACCAATAGTCGCTTTTGCATGTCTTTCGAGTGtgagaaattacttaaaatatccCGAGAGAGGTTGTTGAATGAAAGATCGTTGTCTGTATTGCTGCTAATTAACCCAGAAGAGCGTCTTAGTAGTGCAAAAGCAGTTGAAATTGATGACATTTTGCCAGTGTTTCCCTGTAAAGGAAGGGAATTATACATCTGTAGTTTATCAAATTAAGCAATTTCCAAACTACCGAAAACAACTTGTTTAATCTTGGTTACCAAAATAAACTGATTTCCCCTAATATGTAGagattaaaaatgtattgaattactacattaattcaaaaatatattcttccaaaaccagactgagaaaaaaaaaatatgaaaatacccGTTAGTGCCAAAGTTCCATATCCTTTCCTTACATTTCCTGAGCAGCGCAGTAGGTAAACATATGAACCCTGTCTTTGACTCTTATCTAAAAGCACTTCACTTGTGACTTTAACACCAGAAAATCCACATTTGCATTCGAATTATTTGTGAATGCCCAGAAAGCACCCTTAAAATAAAGATGGCGAGATTAGGAAACAGACACGTTGGGGAGGAGaagcaagagaagaaagagagaaggtaagATTCTTAAAGTGGGGAGATGGTGGTGGGGAATGGGCACTGACAACTGCACTTTGCTCTCCAATGAGTGAAAAGCTGACCATATTACTTAGGGACTTGGGGCTTTTTAGAAAAGACCATAACTGTCCAATCACTGGTCAGAATACAGGAATTGCGGGAGTGAGGGGGTAAAAGTCTGGGGCTCCTTTGAGCGAAAGAGGAATGAGATGATCTCCCCTTACCTctcattttactgtattttactcTCTTACATACACACTCCCCAGTCCATATACTTATCTAGCTTCATTTAATTCAAATCTCCCTTACATTCACCGTTACCTGAAAGCGATATTTCCAGAAGACAATCAAGGCACACAGAATGCCGCTCGCTAGGAGTAAAAAGATGTTCATGGCTCCTCTTGGGCCTCTTCTCCCTTCTCGGGACGGACACCCTCAGCTGGTAGTTGGGAAGCAGTAGGCCCCTAGTCAGCCTGATTTGGGAAACTTCAGGCCAGGATGCCACGTGTCTTGCACCGCCTGGTGTAACTGGGATGCTCTGGGTTGTCCCGCTTTATATACTGCTGAGGGCGCAAGACCTCACAGTTGGGCACGCACGCGGAGGTGCTGCGCCACAATAAGATGATGTAAAAACCGGCCCTGCCGGAAACCAGGCGGCACTTAGTAACCGCCTACCTGGTTAGTGTCAGGTCCTTAGAGAGGAGAGTGAAAGACAGTGAGGAAGTTTGGGATTTCTGGGAAGCTGAAACGTGGTGGAAGTATAGCCTCCAAATGGATTGGTTAAATAGagtattttaaaactgctcctgctttaaaaaaaaaaaatatgtctttGCTGCAACCACTCCTTTATTCActtcaaaaacaagacagaaacgcACTGTAAAAAGTAGTTACCCACAAATTATCTTTGCCAGAAACTGCCTACTCCACACTCACATTGCTATTTTAGAATTTACTCCAACACTAGTCACATTGGAATAATTACGTACATTTGTGTCATTATAcagtttaagaaataattttgggGACATTTTCACATATAAGCCTCACAACAAATTTGCACtaaaggtatctttttttttttttttaatttcacgtTTCTAccatgacatttatttttattttattttttatttcttaacttttattttaagttctgggatacatgtgcaggatgtgcaggtttgttacataggtaaacgtgtgccatggttgTTTCCTGCACAGATCAactcatcacccagatattaagcctagcacccattaagctgttcttcctgatgctctccctttccACCcatcccacccccgccccccacagGCCACAGTGTGTTTTGTTACCCGCtgccgtgtgtccatgtgttctcatcattcagctcacacttataagtgagaacatgtggtggtcGGTTCTCTAGAGCCAAGGTATTTTTACTACTGTGTCTAATTTTGCAAATGTAGAAACAGATGCAGGTTTTAAACTCATCTGAAACTATTTAGCAAAAGCAGGACTTGGATCCATggagtttgagctctgagataAACTCCCCCATTCCCATCCTTATTCACATTATCTCCACCTCCACCCTGATTTGTGAGCATCAGGCATTTAATACTCTCCAACGAAAGAATTGAACAGTGTAGTTGGATTTGTATTGATGGGAGGTAACACATACAGGAATCATTGCACTAGACAAGTTAGAAATGTTCAAGAAATTCAGTTAAATGTAGGCTATAGATACAGGAGTGGGACAGAGAagtgctggaaagggaagggcaaggtccctggctagggctccccACCCCGggcctgtgcccacagacctaggtgagaacaggcatttctgttttcctgcccaaatgttgcatttgcAAAGACAACCCTGGACTGCCATGTCCCCATGCTGTGCCTATAAAAAACTGGAGACCCTAGCAGGCACAGACACACGTGGCTGGATGTCCAGAGGAATATACCAGCAGAACACACGAGTCTGGACGTTGAGAGGATGTCGAGGGGTGAGAGCACACTGATAGGCACGGGCAAGCTGGCAGGCCCCTGACTGGTGGAAAGATGCAGAGTTTGTTCGGGGTGATTGGAGGGGACCCCAGCCGCTCAGTGGCCCAACTtcaggggaaaaccacctttccactccatctccCTTATGGCTCCACCGTTTGCCAAAaactacttccactcaataaaaccttgcgcTCGTTCTCCAAGCCCATGTGGGATCCAATTTTTCTGGTACCCTAAGTCAAGAACTCTGAATATAGGAAACtctctgtccttgcaataaggcaGAAGGTCTAATTGAGCTGtttaacacaagccacctataGACACCAAAACTAAAAGAGGATATGGTAACACacgctctctgcagcctcaggagctgtaaacattaaCCCCTAGAGGCTGCCATGAAGTCGAGCCCCACAACCTGCCCTTCTGCCTGGTCTGCCTAGGGGTTTTGTGCAGCGAGACACTGAAGAAGCCAGCCACACCTCCATCACACACTGTGATGGAGACAAGGGAACTTTTCTCGATTCACTATGACACTAACCTAAGACccagaatttaaaaacaatagtCACCGTAATCTCAAGGTGAGCGTCCAACTGCAACGCAGTAACTCTGCTAGGTACACAAACCTCATCTTCATATAGATGGGAAGGGgaggaattatatttttaatttttttatatcacACCATTTCCTAGCTATGAGTACAAAGCTTAACATTTTATtgattcaattaatatttattaaacacttacaTACTAGACACTGTGTTGTATTTTAGGAATCTGATTAGCAGCAAAAATAAAGTCTTCGTCCACCTGGAATGTGCACTCTGGTGTAAGAGACAGATATTAATCAAATACAGAAATGCATGTGAAAGTGCTGAGATAAATGATAGCAAGGAGTACATAGTGGTGTGGGAGCTCATAATAGGATATGGGATCTAAAGGGGAGTGAAGTACCTGGCTTTATGGCTTACTCAATGGGATGGATAGAAAATGACCAAGTGTGGAGTTGCTGATTGTTAATTTAGTCTTGGACACATCAAGTTTAAGGTGACTTTGAGGCATGAAATAAATGTTCCCATGGAGATAAGTGAAGACATAAATCTGTGAGTCATCTGCATGTAAATGATAATTGAAACTCTAGATAtaaaagaaatttcttcatgtCAGTGTAGGGAGTACAAATGAAGAGAAGTTTGAATGGAGCCTTGaaagattttaatatttaatggCTGGGCAATAACACTTCTATTAGTATGTGATTGTGGGCTTCCTGACATCTAAATTTCCTGTTTCATTGAATAAAATTTAGGGAAGCCATTAACCTTATCTCTAACAATAGGATTGTGAATTTTGATCCTACTGGTATTTAAGTGAAAACTTCAGAGATCTTGGAAAATATTCTCATTAAACACATTAAAGTACTGTTGctaatcattgatttttttcattttatttttaattgtaacatatatatatatatataacatagaatttaacatttgaatcaattttaagtgtacagttttgtGGTAATAGGTACATTCAcatggttgtgcaaccatcacaataATCCATTGCCAGAGCTTCTTCATCTTCCCCAACTGAAACTGTATATTTATGAAACATTAACTTCCCATTTTCCTCTTTCCCTACTtgttggcaaccaccattctattttctgtctttattaatTTGACTACATTGGATACCTCATACAAGTTGaattatgcaatatttgtcctGTTATGAATGGCTTATTTCAATGAGCATAATATActcaaagttcatccatattgtagcatgtgtcacaatttcctttctttcatgaagggtaggctgaataatattccactgcatgtgTATACCATGTTTGGCtcatccattcttctgttgataaACTCTTGTGTTGTTTTCATGTTttagtattataaataatgctgctttgaacatGGATGTACAAATGTATCTTCAAGATCctgcttttaatttctttgggtatatacccagaagtggaattgctggataatacggtaattctatttttagttttttcaggaACTTCAtagtgttttccacagcagctataccattttatatttccacaaACAGTGCACAAGGTTTCGAATATCTCCTTATCCTCCTCAACACatgctattttctattttcttgcttttgtttatatagtagccatcctaatgttTATGAAGGGTCTTTCATTGTGACTTTGATTTGTATTTATGATTAGTGATGGATGTTCAGTGTCATGTCATGTgcttatatcttctttgaagaaaccTCTACTCAAGTCCTCTGCCCGGTTTTtaatttgttagtttgttttctgtggttgagttgtagaagttctttatatattctggataccaaTCTCTTATTAGATATATGACTTGTAAGTATTTTCTTTGTTCCTGTGTGTTGCTTTTTCACTCTTTTAATAGTGTCCCTTAATGCACAAAAGCTTATAATTTAAATGAAGTCCActttacctattttttcttttgtcatctgTAATTTTGTTGTCATATCCAGGAAATCACTGCCAAATCTAAAATCATGAAGCTTTTCTTAAATGTTTCCCCTAAGAGTATTTTAGTCTTACCCCGTAAGTTTAGTTTCTTGATgccttttgagttaatttttgtatatagtgtaaagGGTCCAACTTTATTATTTAGCCTGTGgagatccagttttcccagcaccatttatggaaaAGACTAATTATTCCTCATTGAATAGTCTGGGTACCCTtgatgaaaatcaattgaccacgTATTCAAGGGTTTATTTCTTtgatctctgttctgttccatcacTTCATGTGTGTCTTTATGTTAGTAGCAAATGTTTTGACTACCATAGTGtttggtaagttttgaaatcaacaaatgtgagtcctctaactttattcttatttctcAGGATAGTTTTGGCAACTTGATTTCTCTTgtgtttccaaataaattttaggatGGATTTTGATATTTCTGCAAAAAACGTCTTTGGGATGTTTCCACAGGGtttgcattgactctgtagatcCCTTTGGGTAATATTGACACTTTGAGATTATTAAGCCTTTCACTCCAATAttacagtatatatttttatttatttgtatcttctttaaattatttcagcaGCATTTTGTCGTTTTTAGTGTACAAGTATTTTGCCTCCTTCATTAAGTTCATTTCTGTGTTTTACTCTTTTTGAGACTACTGAAAATGGacttgttttccaaattttcttttcagatttcaTTGTTAGTGGACAGAAATGCAAGTAATTTTTGAGCGTGGATTTTACATCCTACAACTTTGCTGAATCTTCTTATTAGTtctaattgtgtgtgtatgttgatgtgtatgtgtgtgtgtgtatgtgtgtttgtgtgtaatgTTTAGGGCTTACTAAATATAAGACTACGTTATTTGCAAACAAagatcattttacttcttccttttctatttggagacctttcgtttatttttttaatcGCTCTGGTTAGGACTTTGAATACCAGGTTAAGTAGAAGTGGCAAAAGAGGGTATCATTGCCCTGTTCCATgacttagaagaaaagctttcagccTTTTACCATTGAGaaatttcaatttttagtttgttgagtgtttttatcttgaaggctgttgaattttgtcaaatatttttctgcatcaattgagatgatcatgtgcttatttcctttttattctgttaatgtgatgtattatgctgattgatttttatacattaaacTATCCTCTCTTTCCAGGAATAAATCCTagttggtcatggtgtataattttttaaatattctgttccCTTCAGTttgctgtcatttaaaaatacacaattttagAGAAGCTTCAGACtcataaaaaaaattgaacagaaagtacAGATATTTACCATATGCCTCCAGCCCTCACAGATGCATTGCCTCCCGGATATTCAACATCTCATGACCAGAATGGTAAATTTGTCACAACTGATGAACCTAAAATAATAACTCTTTATAACACAGAATCCATAGTATTCATTAGGATTCACTTGAGTGTtttacattctatgggtttggcaAATTTATATGTATCCTCCCTTATAATATTGTACAAAGTGGATTCACTAAAAATCCTGTTGTACTCCACCTATTTATACCTACCTGACCTCAACTCCTGTAAATCACTGATCATATTACTgtatccatagttttgccttttccagaatgttatatagttggaatcatacaatgtatAGCATTTTCTGAATGGCTCGttttacttagtaatatgcagGTAGGTATCCTCCATGACTTTACATGGAttcatagctcatttctttttagtcctGCAAAATATTCCGGTGTCTGGATATACAAGAGTTTATCTATTAACCTACTCAAAGACATCTTGCTTGCTTCCAAGTATTGGCAATTATGAAAAAAGCTGCTATAACcattcatgtgcaagtttgtgtgtggacataagtttttaaCTCTTTTGAGTAAATATCAAGGAATATGACATTATATGGTAAAGGTAGATTTAGTTTTGTATGAAACAACCGTCTTCCAAAGTGACTATAACATTTTGCTTTCCACCAGCACTaagtgagagttcctgttgcttctACATTCTTGTCGACATTTGGTGTCAGTGCTCTGGATTTTGGCAATCCTAATAGTTGTATAGTGATATGTCATTCTtgctttaatttgaatttctcagGTGATATCTGATTCTGGGCATATTTTTGTATGCTTCTTTGCCATCTGTGtatttctttggtgaggtgtAAGTTAAGGtttttgtctcatttaaaaattaggctttttgttttcttatgattGAGTTTTAATAGTTCTTAGTATATTTTAGATAGCAGTCCATTATCAGataatgtttgaaaatatttctcctaTCTTTGGCTTATCTTTTTATTGCCCTGACTGTGTCTTTCATAgaggagaaaattttaatttgaatgaaATCCACTTTATCCCCTTTTTCATGGACTGTGCCTTTGGTGTTGCATCTAAATTGTCatcaccaaacccaaggtcatcCAGATTTTCTCTTATCTGCTATGAGTTATATATTTTTccgttttacatttagatctgtgaTTCATTCTGAGCTCATTTTTATGAAGGTTTTAAGGTCTGTCTGTGGATTTATTTTGTGCACATGGATGCCCAGTTATTTCAGCACCATTAATTGAAAGACTATGTTTGCTCCATTTTATCGACCTtgttcctttgtcaaagatcagtcaACTATATTTATCTTGGTCTGTTTCTGGtctctgtattctgtttcattgatctatttgtctatccatGTTattgagatgagatcttgctatgttgccaaggctggacttaaacttctgggctcaagaaataCTCCCCACTGAGCTTCTGAAATAACTGGCACTACAGACATGCACTGCCATGACAGTGCCAGACTTATCTGTCTACTCTTCttgccaatatcacactgtcttgattactgtaactgtatagtaagttttgaagaaGGGTAGCGTCAGTCCTCCAACATT of the Pongo abelii isolate AG06213 chromosome X, NHGRI_mPonAbe1-v2.0_pri, whole genome shotgun sequence genome contains:
- the LOC100455884 gene encoding kita-kyushu lung cancer antigen 1 homolog; translation: MNIFLLLASGILCALIVFWKYRFQGNTGKMSSISTAFALLRRSSGLISSNTDNDLSFNNLSRDILSNFSHSKDMQKRLLVNLKRVEYKIAELEYILVSKGLRGVSGHQKFTSKAYRM